The following proteins come from a genomic window of Brevibacillus antibioticus:
- a CDS encoding DUF2325 domain-containing protein, whose amino-acid sequence MSSILVIGGDRLGNIIELLQGQGFKDIHHVTGRKSSQTGVKIPAGIHMILVLTDFVNHNLAKTVKNQAKDRELPIVFCKRSCSAIAKAFDLTA is encoded by the coding sequence ATGTCATCCATTTTAGTAATAGGCGGAGATCGCCTGGGCAATATTATCGAACTTTTGCAAGGTCAAGGCTTCAAGGATATTCACCACGTAACTGGACGGAAAAGCTCGCAAACTGGGGTGAAAATTCCAGCTGGTATCCACATGATTTTGGTGTTGACTGATTTCGTCAATCACAACTTGGCCAAAACGGTGAAAAACCAAGCCAAAGATCGCGAGCTGCCCATCGTGTTCTGCAAGCGTTCGTGTTCTGCGATTGCCAAAGCTTTTGATCTCACTGCGTAA
- a CDS encoding IMEF encapsulin system ferritin-like cargo protein → MQEITQLHAIFDRTRGYINSFMGVIQPIIDAATDEHTRLYYHHILEEEEQRMGRLQELVPHLEKLSSGKSLDQLSDRDLSQMLSDVNLERFGLHNFREHLELSLYEFKDDETRQLLDGMREKTHTDYLTVKEIMANMSQRFSDAAHPDLTDHDEGHDIHQVDHLKASASAPHGVASVIKHSAPAVSGKKGLTVGSLKGM, encoded by the coding sequence GTGCAAGAAATTACACAGCTGCACGCCATTTTTGATCGCACCAGAGGTTACATCAACAGCTTCATGGGCGTTATCCAGCCGATTATCGACGCGGCAACGGACGAGCATACTCGCCTTTACTACCATCATATTTTGGAAGAAGAAGAACAGCGCATGGGTCGCTTGCAGGAATTGGTTCCCCACCTGGAGAAGCTGTCCTCAGGAAAAAGCCTGGATCAGCTAAGTGATCGCGACCTCTCGCAAATGCTGTCCGATGTGAATCTGGAACGTTTTGGACTGCACAATTTCCGCGAGCATCTGGAGCTCTCCCTGTATGAATTCAAGGATGACGAAACACGTCAGCTCCTAGATGGCATGCGTGAAAAGACGCATACAGACTATTTGACAGTCAAAGAAATCATGGCGAACATGAGCCAACGATTCTCTGATGCGGCTCATCCTGATCTCACTGATCACGATGAGGGGCACGACATTCACCAGGTCGATCATTTGAAAGCTTCGGCTTCCGCTCCTCACGGTGTTGCTTCCGTGATCAAGCATTCCGCCCCTGCCGTTTCCGGTAAAAAAGGACTGACAGTTGGCAGCTTGAAAGGAATGTAG
- a CDS encoding YjcZ family sporulation protein — translation MSGIFNGEFDGFTLVLILFILLVIIGCSCD, via the coding sequence ATGAGCGGCATCTTTAATGGAGAATTCGACGGCTTCACTCTGGTTTTGATTCTTTTCATCCTGCTGGTTATTATCGGGTGCAGCTGCGACTAA
- a CDS encoding cell division protein FtsA: MSDITAPELIFSLDIGTRSVVGLIVETTGEQYRVLDCAIREHDERSMLDGQIHDIVAVAKVIQQIKEELEGKYGKLHQVAVAAAGRSLRTRRVRVDMPLARHAFISREDVVALEFSAVQEAQAALAQELKDQDVTRYYCVGYSVVHYHLDGELIGSLIDQRGDIASVDVIATFLPRVVVDSLIAALKRCDLEMQALTLEPIAAINVLIPVTMRRLNIALVDIGAGTSDVALTEEGAITAYGMVPVAGDEITDSLMNAFLMDFPMAEEVKRLLSTEESVTFSDILGIEHTMSAAEVTSAIEADIQQLADKIAFKILELNGKAPQAVMLIGGGSLTPGLTGKVAQVLNIPAARVAVRGGDAIKQYVGDNPALSGPEFVTPVGIAVAARRHPLRYVTVTVNDTPVRIFDLRKMTLGDALIASGLDIRRLYGRPGLAMTVTVNGRMKMIPGGHGTAPVIQRNGEGVSLDAPINDGDQITVVAGTNGDDARVFAKDLFDELDTLEVICNDRPYSLGPVVHVNGAVSTLDTLISDRAEVDIRLPRTVYEVLELAELKTSAESGLHFCVNGQDYSIPSHVEVIELNGRPATVTDIVRQGDVLVYQLDEVPAPSIQEVIPLEEWVQETMIVHFNGERVVLPVAQVTITVDGRAANASDPVSEGADITVKSSPASTPVFSDVFRFVDVSLEKPDRESISGFVMLVNGELANFQTELKSGDKLELFWE; the protein is encoded by the coding sequence TTGTCTGACATCACAGCCCCTGAGCTCATTTTTTCATTAGATATTGGAACGCGCAGCGTCGTCGGCCTGATCGTGGAAACGACCGGCGAGCAGTACCGCGTATTGGACTGCGCCATTCGAGAGCACGATGAACGCTCTATGCTCGATGGGCAAATTCACGATATTGTCGCCGTAGCTAAGGTGATTCAACAAATAAAAGAAGAGCTGGAGGGGAAATACGGCAAGCTGCATCAGGTAGCGGTCGCTGCTGCCGGTCGGTCATTGCGAACCCGCCGCGTACGTGTGGACATGCCGTTAGCCAGACATGCCTTCATCTCGCGCGAAGATGTTGTCGCTTTGGAGTTTTCTGCTGTACAGGAGGCCCAAGCCGCATTAGCTCAAGAGCTAAAGGATCAAGACGTCACCCGCTATTATTGCGTCGGTTACAGCGTCGTCCACTACCATCTGGATGGAGAGTTGATCGGCAGTCTGATTGACCAACGGGGTGACATAGCAAGCGTAGATGTGATCGCAACTTTCCTTCCACGCGTGGTTGTCGACTCGCTAATTGCTGCTCTGAAACGATGCGATCTGGAAATGCAGGCGTTGACACTGGAGCCGATTGCGGCCATTAATGTCCTGATTCCTGTGACGATGCGCCGACTGAATATCGCATTAGTGGACATTGGGGCAGGTACTTCTGACGTCGCGCTGACTGAGGAAGGGGCGATTACTGCCTACGGCATGGTGCCTGTTGCCGGCGATGAAATCACGGATTCGCTCATGAATGCCTTTCTCATGGATTTTCCGATGGCAGAAGAAGTGAAGCGCCTCTTATCCACCGAGGAGTCCGTCACTTTCTCAGACATTCTTGGCATAGAGCATACGATGAGCGCTGCCGAGGTAACCAGTGCGATTGAAGCAGACATCCAGCAACTCGCTGATAAAATTGCCTTCAAAATATTGGAGCTCAACGGAAAAGCTCCACAAGCGGTCATGCTGATCGGCGGTGGCAGCCTCACCCCTGGGCTTACTGGAAAAGTCGCTCAGGTTTTGAATATTCCTGCCGCCCGTGTTGCCGTTAGAGGCGGAGATGCGATTAAACAATACGTCGGAGACAATCCGGCGCTCAGTGGACCTGAGTTTGTAACGCCAGTCGGCATTGCTGTTGCTGCTCGCCGTCATCCATTGCGCTATGTAACGGTTACAGTCAATGACACTCCTGTGCGCATATTCGACTTGCGAAAAATGACGTTGGGTGATGCGCTCATTGCATCCGGACTGGATATCCGCCGTCTGTATGGTCGCCCCGGATTGGCGATGACCGTTACCGTAAACGGACGGATGAAAATGATTCCAGGTGGTCATGGTACAGCGCCGGTGATTCAGCGCAACGGGGAGGGCGTCAGTCTCGACGCGCCAATCAATGACGGGGACCAAATCACCGTTGTGGCTGGTACAAACGGCGATGATGCACGTGTGTTTGCCAAAGATTTATTCGATGAGCTGGACACGCTTGAGGTGATCTGCAATGATCGTCCCTACTCGCTCGGTCCAGTCGTACATGTTAACGGAGCAGTTAGTACTCTCGATACCTTGATCTCTGATCGTGCCGAGGTGGACATCCGCCTTCCCCGCACTGTCTATGAAGTACTGGAGCTCGCAGAACTGAAAACGTCCGCGGAATCAGGCTTGCATTTTTGTGTGAATGGACAAGATTATTCGATTCCATCCCATGTCGAGGTGATCGAGCTGAACGGAAGACCAGCAACCGTGACAGATATCGTCCGGCAAGGTGATGTTCTCGTCTATCAGCTGGATGAAGTCCCCGCCCCTTCCATACAAGAGGTCATCCCCTTGGAAGAATGGGTACAGGAGACAATGATCGTACACTTCAATGGTGAACGGGTCGTATTGCCTGTCGCACAGGTAACCATTACCGTAGACGGAAGAGCAGCGAATGCCTCTGATCCCGTGAGTGAAGGTGCCGACATCACGGTAAAATCCTCACCTGCGTCTACACCTGTGTTTAGTGACGTCTTCCGTTTTGTCGATGTTTCCTTAGAAAAGCCCGACCGTGAGAGTATCTCCGGATTCGTCATGCTCGTCAATGGCGAACTAGCCAACTTCCAGACAGAATTGAAAAGTGGAGACAAGTTAGAGCTATTCTGGGAATAG
- a CDS encoding PadR family transcriptional regulator, whose product MDVKTIILGFLSYGEMSGYDIKQAFTNSIGSFYDASFGAIYPALRKLEEEGFVTKQEIIQSGKPNKILYRITEAGKQSFRQEIQTPILPPVLRSDMLVKIFFGKSRTIDEQKDLLEGCLDTQRQLLQQSKASYKKLEMNFDEYQRFCWEYTIHQLESTISFMEQKMTSLLKQPAYSV is encoded by the coding sequence ATGGATGTTAAAACGATCATACTGGGTTTCTTGAGCTATGGGGAAATGAGTGGCTATGATATTAAGCAAGCGTTTACAAATAGTATTGGATCCTTTTATGACGCTAGCTTTGGTGCTATTTATCCAGCATTGCGCAAACTGGAGGAAGAAGGCTTCGTGACGAAGCAAGAAATCATTCAGTCTGGCAAGCCGAACAAGATTTTGTACCGCATTACAGAAGCCGGGAAACAATCTTTCCGTCAAGAAATCCAGACGCCGATCTTGCCGCCAGTATTGCGTTCAGACATGCTGGTTAAGATTTTCTTCGGCAAGAGCCGCACGATCGACGAACAAAAGGATTTGCTAGAGGGCTGCTTGGATACACAACGTCAATTGCTCCAACAAAGTAAGGCCTCTTATAAAAAGCTGGAAATGAATTTTGACGAATATCAACGTTTTTGCTGGGAATATACCATACATCAACTGGAGTCAACGATTTCCTTTATGGAACAAAAAATGACTTCCTTGTTGAAACAACCAGCTTATTCCGTTTAG
- the ytxJ gene encoding bacillithiol system redox-active protein YtxJ: MSQKQLHSIEELDEFVAKSGKKLLFKHSTICPISTSAYDEFQAYLLDNQVESAVILVREDRPVSNAVADLFSIKHESPQIFLLENGEVKWHTSHWKITKDAIGQALNA, translated from the coding sequence ATGTCACAAAAACAGCTTCACTCCATAGAAGAACTGGATGAGTTCGTAGCAAAAAGTGGGAAAAAGCTCTTGTTTAAGCATAGCACGATTTGCCCAATCAGTACGTCCGCTTATGATGAGTTTCAGGCGTATTTGCTGGACAATCAAGTGGAATCTGCGGTCATTCTGGTACGAGAGGATCGCCCTGTCTCCAACGCCGTAGCGGATCTTTTTTCCATCAAACACGAATCCCCGCAAATCTTTTTGCTGGAGAACGGGGAAGTAAAATGGCACACGTCTCACTGGAAAATCACAAAGGACGCGATTGGCCAGGCGCTCAACGCGTAA
- a CDS encoding PLP-dependent aminotransferase family protein, with amino-acid sequence MEYSFSKSVEALSSSAVREILKLTQGNQVLSLAGGLPAEDSFPIAEMREAFNRAFDQGAKALQYGLTDGYVPLREWIASRMKQKHMNVGVDNMIITTGSQQAVDLLCRVYLDEGDVVLVENPTYLAAVQLFQFRGIKAIHVDGDADGMDLDDLAKKIAQYRPKMVYVIPTFANPTGKVWSLERRLGLLRQCKAQNILILEDDPYGEIQFDGEAPYRSVFSLDEHPTDSCVVYTSTFSKIVAPGLRTGWAIGDTRVIQMMVKAKQAVDLQSSTIDQYALYELLSRFDLERHIEKIRESYKARMEWMHELLVAQNWEGVQWEKPRGGMFLWVNLPEHVDAEKLLARSVKEGVAFVPGKPFYAAEPQVNTMRLNYTLLNREDTELAISRLGKAFHAYSESLVTNV; translated from the coding sequence ATGGAGTACTCATTTTCAAAATCTGTCGAAGCACTATCCTCCTCGGCTGTCCGGGAAATCTTGAAGCTGACCCAAGGCAATCAAGTGCTCTCGCTCGCAGGTGGACTGCCAGCAGAGGATTCTTTTCCAATCGCAGAGATGCGCGAAGCGTTTAACCGTGCGTTCGATCAAGGAGCAAAAGCTCTTCAATATGGATTGACTGATGGATACGTACCGCTTCGTGAGTGGATTGCATCCCGCATGAAGCAAAAGCATATGAACGTCGGTGTAGATAATATGATCATCACTACGGGCTCTCAGCAAGCAGTAGACTTGCTGTGCCGTGTATATTTAGACGAAGGCGATGTCGTTCTCGTTGAAAATCCTACTTATTTGGCAGCCGTTCAGTTATTTCAATTCCGGGGAATCAAAGCGATCCATGTAGACGGTGACGCCGATGGGATGGATTTGGATGATCTGGCGAAAAAAATAGCCCAGTATCGCCCGAAAATGGTGTACGTCATTCCTACCTTTGCCAATCCGACAGGAAAGGTATGGAGCCTCGAACGCCGTCTCGGCTTGCTTCGTCAATGTAAGGCGCAAAACATTCTCATCCTGGAAGACGATCCATATGGAGAGATCCAATTCGATGGGGAAGCACCGTACCGCTCGGTTTTCTCACTGGATGAACATCCGACCGATTCTTGTGTAGTGTACACCAGTACCTTTTCCAAAATTGTCGCGCCAGGCTTGCGTACCGGATGGGCCATTGGAGATACACGCGTGATTCAAATGATGGTGAAGGCGAAGCAAGCAGTGGATTTGCAGTCGAGCACAATTGACCAGTACGCTCTGTATGAGCTGTTGTCCCGCTTTGATCTGGAGCGCCACATTGAGAAAATCCGCGAGTCCTACAAGGCGCGCATGGAGTGGATGCATGAGCTCTTGGTTGCGCAAAACTGGGAGGGCGTACAGTGGGAAAAACCAAGAGGCGGGATGTTCCTCTGGGTGAACCTGCCTGAGCACGTCGATGCAGAGAAGCTGCTGGCCCGATCCGTAAAGGAAGGCGTGGCATTCGTACCAGGGAAGCCGTTTTATGCAGCCGAGCCGCAAGTCAATACGATGCGCTTGAACTATACGCTCTTGAACCGGGAAGACACGGAGCTTGCGATTTCACGACTGGGCAAAGCATTCCACGCCTATAGTGAATCACTGGTGACAAATGTGTAA
- a CDS encoding S1C family serine protease, with protein MKSKKWSQYTRVKYPVSSSSLHPFNFFVPIVERVQEGVVSIVTEDAPHSKDVDSLIRSLIDHEDNSPPMERSFGSGFLFHPKGYILTSEHVIGKSKNIFVKLYNGRVFEAKRIIADRVRDYAVIKIDADCKLYPLPLGNSSHTKVGEWVISVGSPLGLENSVTAGIISAKNRRLQVAKRMYEEIFQTDAAINPGNSGGPLINLNGEVVGLNAFIIQSSQCLGFAIGIDALKTQLEQYVFK; from the coding sequence GTGAAAAGTAAAAAATGGTCCCAGTATACGCGGGTAAAGTACCCTGTGAGCAGCAGCAGTCTGCACCCATTCAATTTCTTCGTTCCCATTGTCGAGCGAGTTCAAGAGGGAGTAGTCTCCATCGTAACCGAGGATGCTCCCCATTCCAAAGACGTGGATTCGTTAATTCGCAGCCTCATTGATCATGAAGATAATTCTCCACCCATGGAACGAAGCTTTGGCTCCGGATTTCTTTTTCATCCGAAAGGGTATATCTTGACGAGCGAGCATGTCATCGGCAAATCCAAAAACATTTTCGTGAAGCTATATAACGGTAGAGTGTTTGAAGCCAAACGCATTATAGCCGATCGAGTCCGGGATTACGCCGTCATCAAAATTGATGCAGACTGCAAGCTATATCCGTTGCCACTAGGCAACTCCTCTCATACAAAAGTAGGAGAATGGGTCATCAGCGTCGGTTCCCCACTGGGTTTGGAAAATTCTGTGACAGCGGGAATCATTAGTGCTAAAAACCGTCGATTACAGGTTGCGAAGCGTATGTACGAAGAAATTTTTCAGACGGATGCTGCCATTAACCCAGGAAATAGCGGAGGTCCACTCATTAATTTGAATGGGGAAGTCGTTGGTCTCAATGCCTTCATCATTCAATCCAGCCAATGCTTGGGCTTCGCCATCGGGATTGATGCCCTCAAAACCCAACTGGAGCAATACGTATTCAAGTGA
- a CDS encoding aminopeptidase: MKDSRIEQLADVLVNYSVTVKPGENVLIYSIGNVTDLTKAVIAKVYEAGGNPFVQLIDQSVQRELLMGANETQLGIMREADVAFMKQMDCYIGIRGGDNISELSDVPGDKMQLHSKLLARPVLDIRVPHTKWVVLRYPNASMAQLANMSTAAFEDFYFKVCTLDYGKMDKAMDSLVELMEKTDKVRIVGPGTDLTFSIKDIPAIKCAGEANIPDGEVFTAPVRDSVNGTIAYNTPSPYQGFTYDNIKLTFKDGKIIEATANDTEKINEIFDTDEGARFVGEFAIGVNPYIQNPMKDILFDEKIDGSFHFTPGQAYDEAFNGNKSSIHWDLVMIQRPEWGGGEIWFDDRLIRKDGRFVVPELECLNPENLK, encoded by the coding sequence ATGAAAGATTCACGAATTGAACAACTGGCTGATGTCCTCGTTAATTATTCCGTGACTGTCAAGCCTGGTGAAAACGTTTTAATTTACTCCATTGGCAACGTTACGGATCTGACAAAAGCCGTAATTGCCAAGGTATACGAAGCTGGAGGAAATCCGTTTGTCCAACTGATCGACCAATCCGTTCAGCGCGAGCTCTTGATGGGTGCCAACGAAACACAATTGGGTATCATGCGTGAAGCAGATGTGGCTTTCATGAAACAAATGGATTGCTACATTGGCATCCGCGGCGGCGACAACATTAGTGAGCTCTCCGATGTGCCTGGAGACAAAATGCAGCTGCATTCCAAGCTGCTAGCGCGTCCTGTACTGGATATTCGCGTACCGCATACCAAATGGGTCGTGCTTCGCTATCCAAATGCATCCATGGCTCAGTTGGCTAATATGAGCACCGCTGCTTTCGAAGATTTCTATTTCAAAGTGTGTACCCTTGATTACGGTAAAATGGATAAAGCCATGGACAGCCTGGTCGAGCTGATGGAGAAAACCGACAAGGTACGTATCGTAGGGCCTGGCACTGATCTGACCTTCTCCATTAAAGATATTCCGGCAATCAAATGTGCAGGTGAAGCCAACATCCCTGACGGAGAAGTATTCACTGCCCCTGTCCGTGATTCCGTCAACGGTACGATCGCGTACAACACGCCATCTCCTTACCAAGGCTTTACATACGACAATATCAAGCTCACCTTCAAGGATGGCAAAATCATCGAAGCAACTGCCAACGATACAGAGAAGATCAATGAAATCTTTGATACCGATGAAGGTGCCAGATTCGTTGGGGAATTCGCCATCGGCGTGAATCCGTATATCCAAAATCCGATGAAAGACATCCTCTTCGACGAAAAAATCGATGGAAGCTTCCACTTCACACCAGGACAGGCATATGATGAAGCGTTTAACGGAAACAAATCCTCCATTCACTGGGACTTGGTTATGATTCAGCGTCCTGAGTGGGGCGGTGGAGAAATTTGGTTTGACGATCGCCTAATTCGCAAAGACGGACGTTTCGTTGTACCAGAGCTCGAATGCCTCAATCCAGAAAACCTTAAATAA
- a CDS encoding alpha/beta fold hydrolase, which translates to MRCEVNGVNLYYEEIGSGFPVVMIHGFSLDHRCMTGCLEPIFEKRPGYRRLYIDLPGMGQTENYEHIHTTDDILEVVLAFIDQLIPGEPFFIAGESYGGYLTRAVIEKRRDQVKGALFICPNIIPDKEKRTLPDKPVLVKEPSLWEKLSETERAEFESMAVVATEYTWNRYKKEIVDGYMLSDPSFLTKIRQAYGVSFPLDTTPFPHPSLFVVGKQDHSVGYRDIWNIIEGYPRSSFAALDCAGHNLQIEQPLLFTELVNEWLDRAQRELSL; encoded by the coding sequence ATGAGATGCGAGGTCAATGGCGTCAACCTTTATTATGAGGAGATCGGAAGCGGTTTTCCTGTCGTAATGATTCACGGCTTTTCACTTGATCACCGATGCATGACTGGTTGTCTGGAACCAATTTTTGAGAAACGTCCGGGATACCGACGCCTATACATAGACCTGCCCGGAATGGGACAAACGGAAAACTACGAACATATCCACACTACGGACGATATTCTGGAGGTTGTCCTCGCGTTCATCGATCAACTCATTCCAGGTGAACCTTTTTTCATTGCGGGTGAATCATACGGCGGATATCTTACACGAGCAGTTATCGAGAAGCGCCGGGATCAAGTGAAGGGCGCCCTGTTCATCTGCCCGAACATCATTCCTGATAAAGAAAAGCGCACACTGCCGGATAAACCCGTCCTAGTAAAGGAACCTTCGCTCTGGGAGAAGTTGAGTGAGACAGAGCGAGCGGAGTTTGAGTCGATGGCAGTAGTAGCTACTGAATATACTTGGAACCGCTATAAAAAGGAGATTGTCGACGGCTACATGCTGTCTGACCCTTCTTTCCTCACGAAAATCAGACAAGCGTATGGCGTGTCCTTCCCATTGGATACGACCCCCTTCCCACATCCGAGTCTTTTTGTTGTGGGCAAACAAGATCATTCTGTCGGCTATCGCGATATTTGGAATATCATCGAAGGCTATCCTCGCTCTTCTTTTGCCGCTCTCGATTGTGCCGGACACAACTTACAGATTGAGCAGCCGCTTCTGTTTACAGAGCTTGTGAATGAATGGCTGGATCGGGCGCAAAGGGAGCTTTCCCTGTAA
- a CDS encoding family 1 encapsulin nanocompartment shell protein gives MDKLRKYPDSPLTTDEWNQLDATVVDMARRQLVGRRFIDIYGPLGEGIQTITNDVYEESRFGGLSLRGESLEMTQPSRRVSMTIPILYKDFMLYWRDVAQARTLGMPLDMSAAANAAAGGALMEDDLIFNGAAEFDLPGLMNVKGRLTHLKSDWMESGNAFADIVEARNKLLKMGHSGPYALVVSPELYSLLHRVHKGTNVLEIEHVRNLVTDGVFQSPTIKGRSGVLVATGRHNLDLAIAEDFDSAFLGDEQMNSLFRVYECVVLRIKRPSAICTLEETEE, from the coding sequence ATGGACAAGCTTCGTAAATACCCAGACTCTCCCTTGACGACTGACGAATGGAACCAACTGGACGCAACTGTCGTTGACATGGCTCGCCGCCAGCTGGTAGGACGTCGCTTTATCGATATTTATGGACCATTGGGTGAAGGCATCCAAACCATTACCAACGATGTATATGAAGAATCCCGTTTTGGCGGTCTCTCCCTGCGCGGAGAATCTCTCGAAATGACACAGCCTAGCCGCCGTGTCAGCATGACGATTCCGATCCTGTACAAGGATTTCATGCTCTACTGGCGCGATGTTGCCCAGGCACGTACACTGGGCATGCCTTTGGACATGAGCGCGGCTGCCAACGCAGCTGCTGGTGGTGCACTGATGGAAGACGATCTGATCTTCAACGGTGCTGCGGAATTCGACCTTCCTGGTCTGATGAACGTGAAAGGCCGCCTCACTCATCTGAAGAGCGATTGGATGGAATCTGGCAATGCGTTTGCCGATATCGTGGAAGCACGCAACAAGCTGTTGAAAATGGGACACAGCGGTCCGTATGCACTGGTTGTTTCTCCTGAGCTCTACTCTCTCTTGCATCGCGTGCACAAAGGCACCAACGTACTTGAGATCGAGCATGTTCGCAATCTCGTTACAGATGGTGTCTTCCAATCTCCTACCATTAAAGGCCGTTCCGGCGTCTTGGTAGCGACTGGCCGTCACAATCTCGACCTGGCGATTGCAGAAGACTTCGACTCTGCATTCCTCGGAGACGAGCAAATGAACAGTCTGTTCCGTGTATATGAGTGCGTTGTATTGCGGATCAAGCGTCCAAGTGCCATTTGCACCTTGGAAGAAACAGAAGAATAG